The following DNA comes from Bradyrhizobium sp. SK17.
ATCTTGATGACCTCGGCCCCGAAATCGGCCAACGTTTGCGTGCAGGCCGGCCCCGCGACGACGCGAGTGAAGTCGACAACCAGCAGGCCATCGAGCGCCGTCGGAACTCCCTCCCCGCGCGGCGCGCGCCCTGGCAATTCTGGTCCGGTCATGATCCGACGCTTCCTCTGTTATTTTGTCAGGCGAAATACCGCGACCCTGGCAGGACCGCCGCCGCACGCCTTTTAGCGGAAGCCCATCGTTAAGACCAAACCCGGATTTTGCAGGGCGGGACCTTCGCCTGACATGGCTGCGATCGGCAAGGATTGTCCTGGCGGTGCCGGAGCGCCGATGCGAAAGAATGACTTGAACAGGAGAACGGCAGACTGGCAGGCCGGTCAGGCACCTCCGCCCGCGGAAGAGTAGCGGGTGACGACGCGCCGTCGCCACCCGCTCCGTCATGAAGCACCGTCGCGCTACTCTGCGATCATTTCCCCGGAGCCACCGAACTCGGCCGGAAAATCCTTCAACTTCGGCAAGCCATCGCGGATCGGCAGCACTGCCTCGGAATAGTTGACGTGGACGCCCGGGCTGAACTTCAGCGTCGGGATCGTTGCCGTGAACACGTCGACGAGCCCAAGCGTCGGGTGGTTGGTCATCAGGTGACCGCCGCATTTGGTGCAATATTTGCGCTGGCTCATCGCGGTCTTCTCGAAGGTCGCGATGTGGTCGGCGCCCTTGGTGACCTCGACTGCTTCAGGCTTCCACAGGCTGAATGCATTCACCGGGCCACCGGACCATGAACGGCACGAACGGCAGTGGCAGTAACCCATCGCCTCCGGTTCGCCCGTGACCTTGAGTTCGACGGCGCCACAAAAGCAGTTTCCTGTGTGATTCATCGGTCGGTTCTCCTTGGGTGAAGTGGTGGGACTCCGCGCCGGCATCGACCCACGTTACTCGTGATGTTCGCGATGCAGGACAGGACGTAAGCGGGCTTAGTCGCTGCGAACTCCCTGGTGGACGTACCAGACCGTTCCCCGCACGAGAGGCAATCACGTTGCGCTCGGATGCAGGCAGGTCGTCGACGCGAACGAAGTTACATGAGAGTCCGCGCCGCTGTCGACCATCTTCCGCAAGACATGCTCAAGCACGTCGTCCACCACAATCAAGGATCGAGTTCAGTGTGAGGCAGAGCACAGTGCCGTAACACGATGCGATGTGCCGCGCCGGATGCTTGCGTTGCAACCGGCGCGTGAGCACATCACGCTTAATCAGCATTGCCGGTGCTTCGCGGGAACCCGATGCACCGTGACAAGCCCGTACAACAGCGCCAACCGATCCAGGCATTCCTTGAAACGCCGCGCGAAATAGTCCTGCCAGCGCTGCGTGCGTAGTCCGCGTCGTTGCCCGACCTGTTCCATGGTCATCCCGAGGATCAGAACGTCGTGCACCAGTGCAGAGCCATCGGCGCCAAGCTCATGCTCGGCACGATTCAAGCGAAGCGTCGCCTGGCGCTGTCGTTCCGTGATCGGCTCGCGCAGCTCGCCGCCATCGACATATTCGCGGGTCGTATCCACGGCGCGGGGGCCGCGCTCGGCCTTCTCCCAATCGTTCTGAAAAGCCCGGCCGCTCCGATACTGCGTATCGTCGATCTGGCGGTGGGCATGCAGCCGGCCGAGCGGATCGTTACGTATCGAGCGAAATGCAACGATCTTGTCGCCCGGCTCCAGCGCCATCGGATCGTCGACCTCGACGGCGGCCAGCTCGGCGTTGAACGGCAGATCCTGGGCGCGTCGATCGTGCGCTCCAGCGGGGTCGTATGGCTTCCGGCGTTTGGCGCGAGGCATTGCTGATCTCCAAATGTCTGCTGATGAGCGCGCGGAGGCTTCCGCGCGGTTGCGGATGGAAAGTTCGGAGGTCGGGAGATGAACCGTCTCAGCCGGCCCCGACGGCTCGCAGCCAGCCATCGTTGAGTACCGGTTTCGCCGAGGCCTCGAGGTCGCGGCTCAGGCGAAAATGTGGGGTGCAGTAGCTCGCGCCCGGCCGGCAGGGATGACCGCAGAAGGTCATTGTCTCGACGTCGGCGTCTCCGCCATAGGGATAGCGGCAGTCACCGCGTTCGAGCTCGAGCAGGGAGAGGTGCCGCGGCATAACCCCCGCGCAACGAAGCGGTGGCATCTCCACCGTCTCGGTGAATATCCTTGGCGAACCAAGCAGATCGAGCGTCGGCTCGGCCGGGCGCTCGCGCAGGCATTCGCCTCGTGGCAATTCCGGCGGGGGCGGCTTGGGCGGATCCAGTCGCCCCGGCAGGGACGGCTCGGGCCGATCGAGCCCCGCCAGCCCCATGCGCTGTGCCCGGCTGAGCGCCGCGTTACGCGTATAAGCCGTGTTGAATGCTGCGTTAATCGCGTCGGCGATCTCCGAATAGGACAAGCCGCGGGCGCGCAGGTTTTGCAGGGCTGCCGAGTGCTCCGGCAGCCAGTTCGTCATTTCCATTCCAAATTCCCATTTTTGTCATTCTGCCGGCGCCTCACACAGCTTCCGATATTCCGAAGAAAAAGTCAAGCTTGATTTCTGATAATCGTAACGGTAATGATGTATCCGGGTTTGGAGAGGATGAACCATGCTGGATGCAGCACTGATCGAACGAGCACTGGAAAAGACAGGCAAGAGCAAAGGCGGGCTTGCCCGCGCAATGGGAGTTCGGCCCGGAGCGGTGTCCGAAATCCTATCGGGAATACGGTTGATCAAGGCGTCCGAGATCGCCCCGATCGTCGAGTATCTGGAGCTGAACTCGGTGCCGATCGTGGGCCGGGTCGGCGCCGGCGCCTCGATCGAGCCGGAACTGGAGCAGGTACCGCCGGAAGGTCTTGGCGAAGTCGAACTTCCGTTCCCGATGACTGAGGAGACCGTCGCCTTCGAGGTTTCGGGCGATTCGATGCTGCCGAAATATGAGAATGGCGACGTCATCGTGGTCTATCGCGAACAGCGTTATCCGCTGTCGAGCTTCTATGGGGAGGAAGCTGCGGTTCGGTTGAAGAGCGGCGAGCGCTATCTGAAGACGATCGAACGCGGCAGTTCTTCCGGTACGGTCAACCTCAAGAGCTTCAATGCCAAGCCGATCAACGGCGTAAAGCTCGAATGGATCGGCGAGATTTGCGTCACCCTGCCCCGCGGCCAGATCGAACGGCTGCGCGGCAAGACGGCGTCGAAGGGCCGCAAGTCCGGCAAGGCACAGGGCGGACGATCGTCCGAGAAGTAACTGCGTCAGAACCGGACGGACCGATTCGCGTGCCTTCACGCCGAATCGGTCCGGCCAGTTGCGCCGAGTCTCGCATGTCGACAATATCGCTTGACAAACTTACGATTATCCGAAATAATCGCCGGTGACAGTGAAACGCACCGAACGATTGGCAATGCAGTATTTTGTCGTGATGATCGACTATGGCCGCAGAGGCCGGGAGGCGATCGTCGACCCCGAACTGACGCGACGCGAGGTCGTCTCGCGGATCGCGTCAGGCGAATACGCGAACATCAGCTTCATCCATGAGATCGTCGAATCATCGGTCGAGGACATCACGGACGACATCCTTGCCGAGGCCGCCCTGCCTGAGATCTCCCTCACCGGGGCGAACCTGCAAGCCAATACACTTGACCACGCCCGCGATCTGCGCAAACACGAACCGGTCTGATGTCCAGGCCGCCCGCGTGGTGATTTCGAAAACGTGATTTTCCCATGACGGCCCACTTGGCCGGAACCGGAAACGAACTAGATAGGGTTCACGCAAAGTCTATTCGGACTGCGTGTGGGTTC
Coding sequences within:
- a CDS encoding GFA family protein, with translation MNHTGNCFCGAVELKVTGEPEAMGYCHCRSCRSWSGGPVNAFSLWKPEAVEVTKGADHIATFEKTAMSQRKYCTKCGGHLMTNHPTLGLVDVFTATIPTLKFSPGVHVNYSEAVLPIRDGLPKLKDFPAEFGGSGEMIAE
- a CDS encoding GcrA family cell cycle regulator, producing MEMTNWLPEHSAALQNLRARGLSYSEIADAINAAFNTAYTRNAALSRAQRMGLAGLDRPEPSLPGRLDPPKPPPPELPRGECLRERPAEPTLDLLGSPRIFTETVEMPPLRCAGVMPRHLSLLELERGDCRYPYGGDADVETMTFCGHPCRPGASYCTPHFRLSRDLEASAKPVLNDGWLRAVGAG
- a CDS encoding XRE family transcriptional regulator, with the protein product MLDAALIERALEKTGKSKGGLARAMGVRPGAVSEILSGIRLIKASEIAPIVEYLELNSVPIVGRVGAGASIEPELEQVPPEGLGEVELPFPMTEETVAFEVSGDSMLPKYENGDVIVVYREQRYPLSSFYGEEAAVRLKSGERYLKTIERGSSSGTVNLKSFNAKPINGVKLEWIGEICVTLPRGQIERLRGKTASKGRKSGKAQGGRSSEK
- a CDS encoding DUF6456 domain-containing protein, which codes for MPRAKRRKPYDPAGAHDRRAQDLPFNAELAAVEVDDPMALEPGDKIVAFRSIRNDPLGRLHAHRQIDDTQYRSGRAFQNDWEKAERGPRAVDTTREYVDGGELREPITERQRQATLRLNRAEHELGADGSALVHDVLILGMTMEQVGQRRGLRTQRWQDYFARRFKECLDRLALLYGLVTVHRVPAKHRQC